The Rhizoctonia solani chromosome 1, complete sequence sequence ATACCCAGAGTCCCAACGACCACCGCCATCTCCCCGCTTCCAGTGCGGAGGAGCAAAGCCTGCGCGTAAGCGTACAAAGTCGGCGACGCCCTCGATAAGGCCACCTGGCGCGGTGCCTTGTGCATCGTGTTGGAAACAATGGACAACCTGGTGCACAACATCGGTTTGTATACTAGATTATTGCCCAAGATATGACGCATACCTCATGTCGTATGACGCCCAGTATCTCATCCTTTGCACGCCGCCCGACCTGGGCAATGTACTTAGCGTTGAACACTATCGTCTTTCGAATTTCATCTCCGCTGATGGTTATGTAATCATGTTTGAACATGGAGACGTTTGGCGAACACTGGATTGACCCACCTTGTTGCGGCGACTCCGTTAGTCTCCTTGATGATTACACGGAGGAATTTAACTCTCTTTGGGACAGTTTCTTTATCGTAAAGTTCCATAAGCACACCAGCGACGGCATCTTGCAGTAGTTTTCCCGGTTGCACTAGAGTAAGAAATAGCGTAGCTCCTGGACACAGGACATCTTCTATGACGAGATCTAGCTCAGGAATTGCCTCTGTGACCCAGCTGGGAAATTCGGAAGGTGGCTGGGGCGCAAAAGGCGTGGGTTCGGGTGGAGAAGTCTGGCTCGGTGGAACGTTGGTCGGCTGCGGTTGCTTTGGGTCATGCGATACCATAGTTTAAAATGTGATAATCCAAATATACTGGTGCATATAGAACAGATCGAGACAAATGACCAAACGTTTGCGATCAAGACCCACACGTTGAAACTTGGGGTTGCCAGCTGGACACTAAATGTTGAATTTGATAATAATCAAAGTTGCCTTTTTCGAGAGACAGGTATCTGATTACAAACAACACGGCGGTTGTACCAAAAAGACTCTAAAAATCAGGTCCGTTTCAAGCGGCGGTCGGATATATTGTGATCGGTGGAGCTCCACAGTAATTTCACTGGTCCGGGCGCACGTAAAGCGCTTTGGGTTGAATACCCATCCCGCCAGATCGGGTAGGGTGGCGGGTCTCTGAAAGTTCGAGGGCTCCTATATGCATGATCCTTTCGAACTCGGAGATACTCAACTTCCGGTTCTTGAGCGC is a genomic window containing:
- a CDS encoding peptidase yields the protein MVSHDPKQPQPTNVPPSQTSPPEPTPFAPQPPSEFPSWVTEAIPELDLVIEDVLCPGATLFLTLVQPGKLLQDAVAGVLMELYDKETVPKRVKFLRVIIKETNGVAATSGDEIRKTIVFNAKYIAQVGRRAKDEILGVIRHEVVHCFQHDAQGTAPGGLIEGVADFVRLRAGFAPPHWKRGDGGGRWDSGYERTAFFLDWLERTKGAGTVKKINVGLSEGKYQEGCFWKQVLGESVDSLWERYKKSL